The following are encoded in a window of Patescibacteria group bacterium genomic DNA:
- a CDS encoding endonuclease Q family protein, with the protein MQQILDLHIHSKYSRSCSPELTLENIDAACRIKGVDIIATGDFTYPLWFSDIKNKLEEITPSSSPLPGGGAGLYKLKSAKDDRVKFILSTEVALIYKDGGKARRIHLVIHAPNIKAVEELNNFLDKKYNIRSDGRPILGMSAPTLMKLCLGIDKRFLIYPAHIWTPWFAVFGSKSGFDKMEECFHEYTENIYAIETGLSSDPEMNWRLSALDKLTVLSNSDAHSLPNIAREANVFEMKIINYDEIYDIIKNKKISQNGAAGIKYTIEFYPEEGMYHYDGHRACGVSFTPEQTKKHKNICPVCKKSLTIGVMNRVDELADRPLGFKPLSAAPFIKLVELDKIIAEALDVKSRYSKRVRSAYNNLIKSGANELNILLNISLKDLTAITDPAIAEAVKRARQGNLIIKPGFDGQYGEIKIFSEQEKEKNKQRSLF; encoded by the coding sequence ATGCAGCAAATTTTAGATTTACATATCCATTCTAAATATTCCCGCTCCTGCTCGCCGGAGCTGACATTGGAAAATATTGACGCCGCCTGCCGAATTAAGGGCGTTGATATAATCGCTACCGGTGATTTTACTTATCCTCTTTGGTTTTCCGATATAAAAAATAAATTGGAAGAAATAACCCCCTCTAGCTCCCCCTTGCCAGGAGGAGGAGCCGGGCTATATAAACTAAAAAGCGCTAAAGACGATAGGGTAAAATTTATTTTATCAACCGAAGTAGCCTTAATTTATAAAGACGGGGGCAAAGCCAGGCGCATTCACTTAGTAATCCACGCGCCCAACATAAAAGCGGTTGAGGAATTAAATAATTTTTTAGATAAAAAATATAATATTCGCTCGGACGGACGGCCGATATTAGGCATGAGCGCCCCGACTTTAATGAAATTGTGCCTAGGGATTGATAAAAGATTTTTAATTTATCCGGCGCATATTTGGACGCCGTGGTTCGCGGTTTTCGGTTCAAAATCAGGCTTTGATAAAATGGAAGAATGCTTTCACGAGTATACGGAAAATATTTACGCCATAGAAACCGGACTTTCAAGCGACCCGGAGATGAATTGGCGCTTATCGGCTTTGGATAAATTAACCGTGCTTTCCAATTCCGACGCTCATTCTTTACCGAATATCGCGCGCGAAGCCAATGTGTTTGAGATGAAAATTATCAACTATGATGAAATTTATGATATTATTAAAAATAAAAAAATTTCTCAGAATGGCGCCGCCGGCATTAAATACACTATAGAATTTTATCCGGAAGAAGGCATGTACCATTATGACGGCCATCGCGCCTGCGGCGTAAGCTTTACTCCGGAACAAACTAAAAAACATAAAAATATTTGTCCGGTTTGCAAAAAATCTTTAACTATCGGCGTGATGAACCGAGTTGACGAACTGGCTGACCGACCTTTAGGCTTTAAACCTTTATCGGCTGCGCCGTTTATTAAATTAGTTGAGCTTGATAAAATAATCGCCGAAGCTTTAGACGTTAAATCAAGGTATTCAAAAAGAGTGCGGTCAGCGTATAATAATTTAATAAAATCAGGAGCTAACGAGCTTAATATTTTATTAAATATTAGCCTAAAAGATTTAACGGCTATAACCGATCCGGCAATAGCCGAGGCCGTAAAGCGGGCGCGCCAAGGCAATTTAATCATCAAGCCTGGCTTTGACGGGCAATACGGAGAAATTAAAATTTTCAGCGAACAAGAAAAAGAAAAAAACAAACAAAGAAGTTTATTTTAA
- a CDS encoding sugar phosphate nucleotidyltransferase, with protein MEQKLKNFAIVILAAGQGKRLGCVDLPKVLYKINERPIISYILEELEKGGLDKSQIFLVVGFKAELVKETIGQGYIYAAQTERLGTAHAALIGESALPANFTNFLVINGDDSAFYKFNSLFELIELHLENNNDISILTCEPPDPKGLGRVVRGENGQVMKIVEKENMTPELEEVREINTNTFCFKRAWFKKHYLNLKPISGLGEYGLPSFIEEALASRSKLAAVKLKNPDQWFGINTPEQLAEADRRKNI; from the coding sequence ATGGAGCAGAAATTAAAAAATTTCGCTATAGTGATTTTAGCGGCCGGCCAGGGTAAAAGGCTGGGTTGCGTTGATTTGCCCAAGGTGCTTTATAAAATAAACGAGCGGCCGATTATCAGTTATATTTTAGAAGAATTAGAAAAGGGAGGGCTGGATAAAAGCCAAATTTTTTTAGTAGTCGGTTTTAAGGCCGAATTAGTTAAAGAAACCATCGGCCAAGGTTATATTTATGCCGCGCAAACTGAGCGTTTAGGCACGGCTCATGCCGCGCTGATAGGTGAAAGCGCGTTGCCGGCAAATTTTACTAATTTTTTGGTAATAAACGGCGATGATTCGGCTTTTTATAAATTCAATTCGCTTTTTGAATTAATTGAATTGCATCTAGAAAATAATAATGATATCAGCATTTTGACTTGCGAGCCGCCTGACCCTAAGGGGCTGGGGCGCGTTGTCCGCGGGGAGAACGGCCAGGTGATGAAAATCGTGGAAAAAGAAAATATGACGCCGGAATTAGAGGAAGTTAGAGAAATTAACACTAACACTTTTTGCTTTAAAAGGGCTTGGTTTAAAAAGCATTATTTAAATTTAAAGCCGATCAGCGGCCTAGGAGAATACGGGTTGCCCAGTTTCATAGAAGAGGCTTTAGCCAGCCGGTCTAAACTGGCCGCGGTAAAATTAAAAAATCCCGATCAATGGTTTGGTATAAATACGCCGGAGCAGTTAGCCGAAGCGGACAGAAGAAAAAATATTTAA
- the glmM gene encoding phosphoglucosamine mutase, giving the protein MKKLFGTDGIRGVAGSETMNEVLAFKLGKALMQYCRKNKITPVIIIGRDTRASGPLLELAVSRGIVESGGKIISAGIIPTPAIAYLAKKESAGLGLVISASHNPYNHNGFKIFKNDGAKLTDLEEEQIEKLIAGGKARAGRRAYPAALEIIADSNARSLNDYNKKYAEFLINILNGGNLKGLKIVLDCANGATFKVAPYIFKKLDAEAAVIFNSPNGKNINKACGSEHAEDLQKAVLKKRADIGLAFDGDGDRLIAIDEKGERLTGDHLLYICAKMLKKKDILKNNLVASTSMSNIGFINGLRNLGIRHFQTDVGDRQVYRALVNEKAVLGGEESGHIIFLDYHTTGDGILSGLMLLSAMKYFNKPLSELAKEVYLAPKILINVKVKTKPDFSTVPEINKAIKDTEKYLGAEGRVLVRYSGTELLCRIMVEGKDEKEIKNLAEKIGEVIENKLN; this is encoded by the coding sequence ATGAAAAAATTATTCGGCACCGACGGCATCAGGGGCGTGGCGGGAAGCGAAACCATGAATGAAGTGCTGGCATTTAAACTGGGCAAGGCTTTAATGCAGTATTGCCGAAAAAACAAAATCACGCCGGTAATAATTATCGGCCGAGACACCAGGGCGTCCGGCCCTTTATTGGAATTGGCGGTTTCACGGGGCATAGTAGAGTCTGGCGGTAAAATAATTTCAGCCGGAATAATCCCGACTCCGGCCATAGCTTATTTAGCAAAAAAGGAAAGCGCCGGTTTAGGATTAGTGATTTCAGCTTCGCATAATCCTTACAACCATAACGGCTTTAAAATTTTTAAAAACGACGGCGCGAAATTAACGGACCTTGAAGAAGAGCAGATAGAAAAATTAATAGCCGGAGGGAAGGCCCGCGCCGGGAGGAGAGCTTACCCGGCCGCCCTAGAAATTATAGCTGATTCTAACGCGAGATCACTTAATGATTATAATAAAAAATACGCCGAATTTTTGATAAATATTTTAAATGGCGGCAATTTAAAAGGCTTAAAGATTGTTTTAGACTGCGCTAACGGAGCAACATTTAAAGTTGCTCCCTATATTTTTAAGAAATTGGACGCGGAAGCAGCGGTGATTTTTAATTCTCCGAACGGGAAAAATATAAACAAAGCTTGCGGATCCGAGCACGCCGAAGATTTGCAAAAAGCGGTTCTTAAAAAGCGAGCCGATATCGGCTTGGCTTTTGACGGGGACGGCGACAGATTAATCGCTATTGATGAAAAAGGAGAGCGTTTAACCGGAGACCACTTGCTTTATATCTGCGCTAAAATGCTAAAGAAAAAAGATATTTTAAAAAATAATCTGGTTGCTAGTACATCGATGAGTAATATCGGTTTCATTAATGGTTTAAGAAATTTGGGAATTAGGCATTTCCAAACTGACGTAGGTGATAGGCAAGTTTATAGGGCGTTAGTAAATGAAAAAGCAGTTTTAGGAGGCGAAGAATCCGGGCATATTATTTTTTTAGATTATCATACGACCGGCGACGGCATATTAAGCGGTTTGATGCTGCTTTCGGCAATGAAATATTTTAATAAACCGCTGTCGGAATTAGCCAAAGAAGTTTATTTGGCGCCTAAAATATTAATTAATGTCAAAGTAAAAACTAAACCGGATTTTTCTACCGTGCCGGAAATTAACAAGGCGATAAAAGACACGGAAAAATATTTAGGCGCAGAAGGCAGGGTATTAGTGCGCTATAGCGGCACCGAGCTTTTATGCCGGATAATGGTTGAGGGAAAAGATGAAAAAGAAATTAAAAATTTGGCTGAAAAAATAGGAGAGGTTATTGAAAATAAATTAAATTAA
- the glmS gene encoding glutamine--fructose-6-phosphate transaminase (isomerizing) — MCGIVGYIGKNNVLPILLDGLKRLEYRGYDSSGISIKTAAGVFTSKAVGKIAELEKKLNLMDLSSVKGSGLGIAHTRWATHGAPSEENAHPHCDCQKKIWLVHNGIIENYQELKTRLIAKGHKFVSQTDTEVIAHLLEDLYDGNLTTTLIKALKILKGTYGLALYHVDEPDKLLAARCGSPLVLGLADNETIIASDVSAIIRYTKQVIYLDDNEIAEINGDGLKIYNLKNETVAKETTEIDWNLEESEKGGFPHFMLKEIFEQPASIANSLRGRIILDEGKAKLGGLDQVVDKIRGIEKIVIVACGTARHAGLVGEYMFEEYAGISTEVDYASEFRYRKPVLDNKTLVIALSQSGETADTLAALREAKEKGALVLGIVNVVGSTIARETDAGIYNHIGPETSVASTKAFTSQVAILALMAVMMGRQRQMSLVMGQRILQELIKLPDKIKQVLSTEKEIKKIAQEFYQSKHFAYLGRKYNHPVAFEGALKLKEISYIHAEGFVSGEMKHGSIALLDENFPSLVIAPADSVYEKNYSNMQEIKARRGKIIAIATEGDTKIKEVADQVIYIPKTLEMLTPILATIPLQLFAYHMAVLNGRDVDKPRNLAKSVTVE, encoded by the coding sequence ATGTGTGGAATCGTCGGTTATATTGGAAAAAATAATGTTTTGCCGATTTTGCTTGATGGCTTAAAGCGGCTTGAATATCGGGGCTATGACAGCTCGGGCATATCAATAAAAACCGCGGCTGGCGTTTTTACGTCTAAGGCTGTGGGTAAAATCGCGGAGCTAGAGAAGAAATTAAATCTTATGGATTTGTCTTCGGTTAAGGGGTCGGGCTTAGGCATCGCTCATACGCGCTGGGCCACTCATGGCGCGCCGTCGGAAGAAAACGCGCATCCGCATTGCGATTGCCAGAAAAAAATTTGGCTGGTGCATAACGGCATTATAGAAAATTATCAGGAATTAAAAACCCGGTTAATCGCCAAAGGGCATAAATTCGTTTCGCAAACCGACACGGAAGTGATCGCGCATCTTTTAGAAGATTTATATGACGGCAACTTAACAACTACTTTAATCAAGGCTTTAAAAATTTTAAAAGGCACATACGGCTTGGCGCTTTATCACGTTGACGAACCGGACAAATTATTGGCGGCCAGATGCGGTTCGCCTTTGGTTTTAGGCTTGGCCGACAATGAAACTATCATTGCTTCCGACGTTTCGGCCATAATCCGCTACACTAAGCAAGTTATATATTTGGATGATAATGAAATAGCCGAAATAAACGGCGACGGCCTTAAAATTTATAATTTAAAAAATGAAACTGTGGCCAAGGAAACCACAGAGATTGATTGGAACTTAGAAGAAAGCGAAAAAGGCGGCTTTCCGCATTTTATGCTTAAAGAGATATTTGAACAGCCGGCTTCAATCGCCAATAGCCTGCGCGGCCGGATTATTTTAGACGAAGGCAAGGCTAAATTAGGCGGTTTGGATCAAGTGGTTGATAAAATAAGAGGAATAGAAAAAATTGTAATCGTTGCCTGCGGCACGGCGCGCCATGCCGGTTTGGTCGGCGAATATATGTTTGAAGAATACGCCGGCATATCAACGGAAGTTGATTATGCGTCCGAGTTTCGCTATCGCAAGCCGGTTTTAGACAATAAAACTTTAGTTATCGCTTTAAGCCAATCGGGTGAAACCGCCGACACTTTGGCCGCGCTGAGGGAAGCTAAAGAAAAAGGCGCGCTGGTTTTAGGCATTGTTAACGTCGTTGGCTCAACTATCGCCCGCGAGACCGACGCCGGAATTTATAATCATATCGGGCCGGAAACTTCCGTGGCTTCAACCAAGGCTTTTACCTCGCAAGTCGCGATTCTGGCTTTAATGGCTGTAATGATGGGCCGGCAAAGGCAAATGTCTTTAGTCATGGGGCAGAGAATCCTTCAGGAATTGATTAAGCTGCCGGATAAAATAAAGCAGGTTTTATCCACTGAAAAAGAGATAAAGAAAATTGCCCAAGAGTTTTATCAATCTAAGCATTTTGCTTATCTGGGCAGGAAATATAATCACCCGGTGGCCTTTGAAGGCGCGCTTAAATTAAAAGAAATTTCCTATATTCATGCCGAAGGCTTTGTTTCCGGCGAAATGAAGCATGGCTCTATCGCTTTACTGGACGAAAATTTTCCTTCTTTAGTCATCGCGCCGGCCGACAGCGTTTATGAAAAGAATTATTCCAACATGCAGGAAATAAAAGCGCGCCGCGGGAAAATTATCGCCATCGCCACGGAAGGCGATACTAAAATAAAAGAAGTGGCGGACCAAGTAATTTATATACCGAAAACTTTGGAAATGTTGACGCCGATCTTGGCCACCATTCCTTTGCAATTATTCGCTTATCATATGGCGGTGTTAAACGGCCGGGACGTTGATAAGCCGAGGAATTTAGCAAAGTCGGTAACCGTGGAATAA
- a CDS encoding helix-turn-helix domain-containing protein, with translation MDIAILKKLGLGDKETAVYLSLLEHGAGSVRNLASLTNLNRGTTYDILKKLQEAGLVSFFHKNTRQHFVAEDPEKILKLLADRADELKNAGEKIKELIPELKSLQEKGGNKPVTKFYEGKAGIKFILDDILNSAKELEVKEYYVYSAAGVREDVYGAYPDFNKKRIKSKIKVNTISLSSGGGTYGLDERKWLKTDRESEDNMTYILIYADKCAFISRDSRNNPVGVIIENEMIYQTQKTIFLQLWKFI, from the coding sequence ATGGACATAGCCATTTTAAAAAAATTAGGCTTAGGCGATAAAGAAACCGCTGTTTATTTATCGCTCTTAGAGCATGGCGCCGGCTCGGTTAGAAATTTAGCTTCCTTAACTAATTTAAATCGCGGCACGACTTACGACATTTTAAAAAAACTGCAGGAAGCCGGGCTGGTGAGCTTTTTCCATAAAAACACCAGGCAACATTTCGTGGCTGAAGATCCGGAAAAAATTTTAAAATTACTGGCTGACCGCGCGGACGAGCTTAAAAACGCCGGGGAAAAAATCAAAGAATTAATTCCCGAGCTGAAATCGCTTCAGGAAAAGGGCGGCAATAAGCCGGTGACTAAATTTTATGAAGGCAAAGCAGGCATAAAGTTTATTTTAGATGATATTTTAAATTCGGCTAAAGAGCTTGAAGTTAAAGAATATTATGTTTATTCCGCGGCCGGGGTGCGCGAAGACGTTTATGGCGCTTATCCGGATTTTAATAAAAAGAGAATTAAGAGCAAGATAAAAGTTAATACTATTTCTTTATCTTCCGGCGGCGGCACTTACGGCCTAGACGAAAGAAAATGGCTTAAAACCGATCGGGAGAGTGAAGATAATATGACTTATATTTTAATTTACGCGGATAAATGCGCTTTTATCTCCCGCGACAGCCGCAATAATCCGGTGGGGGTGATTATAGAGAATGAAATGATCTATCAGACGCAGAAAACAATATTTTTGCAACTGTGGAAATTTATATAA